One genomic window of Papilio machaon chromosome 17, ilPapMach1.1, whole genome shotgun sequence includes the following:
- the LOC106721695 gene encoding uncharacterized protein LOC106721695 has product MSLPPLVCNTPPPPDQCEDDKDPEDFDINYNLSQDDDEDSNSYDYQTYSNYNMYETDKPENIQDSAWSMNIANNLNSVLTDQVSSVEDNKKTNQTAPIIDDLTEKLTLEDVAVEDLNLVINQEQLNLQVNTSEKSDIDVNGYNYSSEEKVSDEKTITNSDVIETDNVITQNDNVTTEISENSLPVDVEHLEPISKRYELPDDEFNNFHSNLDALNNETEIQKQSESELNFENEIETLEEKVPDDDFGDFDEFQFANNDTASTVVENIENPWTNEAPTNDFGDFKANFDDNNDVVQEDMDTSDIANFEKDICVTNEISDDGDDFGDFDDFKSCTKSAVKDELDFQLDQHIPVIDFHSSENENQLLESINNIFSGIFEEEISEPETEFIGRLESVLNETWGHLVDTDVRQPYMVNWNNSLGQKSLLKALCIDSRNILFGPKWNYNMPKYAVNLSAAPLQPQKQSSTLPNMENQNSDKSLNKENDNWVDPFSSNGQESCNNGENDVAATETNTTDLEVFEKVMSVKLDKVYPSSLNVQPLRQISLPDTHIFTPSDSETPRSKTIHYDTVAPVLISQPVTDVSTPSTVILSDEVPKLDGDNDYWEFQDFKSTTENIQPPKDVNKSDIEPDKSSVVNSNNLIPNVGATYQPQLLQPIKLDPLVPTLNWPDPGEVKETFDDFSDFVSSAPWESDKNNTSIVQENKSEEKPIVSNKQNDTSIIETNCNVESNDDEFETFQSAPTVPQSIHSKPYEDNHSQIIYKVSSSKTADFDNAFSDFGKINKNEITKPHGVLAKNVPHFSTENYSNSMSSVRDGFGNNSLIHSVETPNMLQPVQASTSSASRQNNTAQILQPLSLESYSQINWPNPGIDLQDLSRFNPVETVPSLKSDISSNSQSKVNSPAHIDKNSGRNEVLDDDIWGEFVSSKPKQQTSAKKPPIFGDEDEWTEFVSSTSVKPQNGLNTISLNVHTNLSLQKSSNLNKLNVKNNQISLDIPTLNYITPKSSRKTYNDKHFQNL; this is encoded by the exons ATGTCGCTTCCTCCTCTTGTTTGCAACACTCCTCCACCACCCGATCAGTGTGAAGATGACAAAGACCCTGaagattttgatataaattacaatt tatcacaagatgatgatgaagatagTAATAGTTATGATTATCAAACATACTCAAATTATAACATGTACGAAACAGATAAGCCAGAAAATATCCAAGACAGCGCATGGTCTATGAACATTGCTAATAATTTGAACAGTGTCTTAACAGATCAGGTTTCATCAGTTGAAGATAACAAAAAGACTAATCAAACAGCACCTATCATAGATGATTTAACTGAGAAATTAACATTGGAAGATGTTGCTGTTGAAGATttgaatttagtaataaatcaagaacaattaaatttacaagtcAATACCAGTGAAAAAAGTGACATTGATGTCAATGGTTATAATTATTCATCCGAAGAAAAAGTGTCAGATGAAAAAACAATTACCAATTCTGATGTTATTGAAACAGATAATGTAATAACACAAAATGATAATGTTACAACAGAAATATCAGAAAACTCTTTACCTGTTGATGTTGAACATTTGGAACCAATATCTAAAAGATATGAACTACCTGatgatgaatttaataattttcattcaaatttaGATGCATTAAATAACGAAACAGAAATTCAAAAGCAATCAGAGAGTGAACTCAATTTcgaaaatgaaatagaaacGTTAGAAGAGAAAGTACCAGATGATGATTTTGGagattttgatgaatttcAGTTTGCTAATAATGACACTGCTTCAACTGttgttgaaaatattgaaaatccATGGACAAATGAAGCTCCAACTAATGATTTTGGTGACTTCAAAGCAAAttttgatgataataatgatgttgTACAAGAAGATATGGATACTTCAGATATTGCCAATTTTGAGaaagatatttgtgtaacCAATGAAATAAGCGATGATGGTGATGATTTTGGAGATTTTGATGATTTTAAATCCTGTACCAAATCGGCTGTAAAAGATGAATTAGATTTCCAATTAGATCAACACATTCCTGTAATAGATTTTCATTCATcagaaaatgaaaatcaacTTTTAGAAagtattaacaatattttttctggaatatttgaagaagaaatatcAGAACCTGAAACTGAGTTTATTGGAAGATTAGAATCAGTACTTAATGAGACGTGGGGCCATTTAGTTGATACAGATGTAAGGCAACCATACATGGTGAATTGGAATAATTCATTAGGACAGAAAAGTCTGTTGAAAGCACTTTGTATAGACTCGAGAAAtatt ttattTGGACCCAAATGGAATTATAATATGCCTAAATATGCTGTTAATCTAAGTGCGGCGCCCCTTCAGCCACAGAAGCAATCATCAACTTTACCTAACATGGAAAATCAAAATTCAGATAAATCTTTGAATAAGGAAAATGATAATTGGGTTGATCCTTTCTCATCCAATGGACAAGAAT caTGCAATAACGGTGAGAACGATGTCGCGGCCACGGAAACAAACACAACTGATTTGGAAGTTTTCGAAAAAGTCATGTCTGTGAAACTGGATAAAGTTTATCCGTCTTCATTAAATGTTCAGCCTTTGCGTCAAATCAGTTTACCAGATACCCATATATTTACACCGTCGGATTCAGAAACACCGAGGTCGAAAACGATACATTACGACACTGTGGCACCAGTTTTAATAAGTCAACCTGTCACTGATGTGTCTACTCCGTCGACTGTAATCCTATCTGATGAAGTCCCTAAATTGGATGGTGACAACGATTATTGGGAATTTCAAGATTTTAAAAGTACGACAGAAAATATTCAACCACCGAAAGACGTTAATAAATCGGATATAGAACCAGATAAAAGTAGTGTAGTAAATTCAAACAACTTAATACCGAACGTTGGTGCCACTTATCAACCACAATTGCTACAGCCTATAAAACTCGATCCACTCGTGCCTACATTAAATTGGCCGGATCCAGGTGAAGTTAAGGAAACATTTGATGATTTCTCAGATTTCGTTTCCAGTGCACCCTGGGAAAGTGACAAAAACAATACATCAATAGTACAAGAAAACAAATCTGAAGAAAAACCAatagtttcaaataaacaaaatgatacGTCCATTATAGAAACAAATTGTAATGTAGAGAGTAACGATGATGAGTTTGAAACATTTCAATCTGCACCAACTGTGCCTCAAAGTATTCATTCGAAACCTTACGAAGATAATCATAgccaaataatatataaagtttcatCTAGCAAAACAGCAGATTTTGATAACGCATTTTCTGATTTcggtaaaattaataaaaatgaaataacaaagcCACATGGTGTTTTAGCTAAAAATGTACCACATTTTTCGACTGAAAATTATAGCAACAGCATGTCAAGTGTTCGGGATGGCTTTGGCAACAATTCTCTAATACACTCTGTAGAGACGCCGAATATGTTACAACCTGTACAGGCCAGCACGAGCAGTGCGTCACGCCAAAACAATACGGCTCAGATTTTACAACCTCTATCATTGGAGAGTTATTCACAAATTAATTGGCCTAATCCGGGAATAGATTTGCAGGATCTATCGCGATTTAATCCTGTCGAAACTGTCCCATCTTTAAAAAGTGATATAAGTTCTAACAGCCAGAGCAAAGTTAACTCTCCAGCTCATATAGATAAGAATTCAGGTCGTAATGAAGTTTTAGATGACGATATTTGGGGTGAATTTGTATCTAGTAAACCTAAGCAACAAACATCAGCTAAAAAACCACCGATATTTGGTGACGAAGATGAATGGACAGAGTTTGTTTCTAGTACTAGTGTCAAACCACAAAACGGTTTGAATACGATAAGTTTAAACGTTCACACGAATCTGAGCTTACAGAAATCATCGaacttgaataa